One window from the genome of Rhodobacteraceae bacterium S2214 encodes:
- a CDS encoding GntR family transcriptional regulator yields the protein MSDDDPSAPPALTALTPACVDPALAAGPQVFAILKDAILSMRLVPGQALSEPEIGTQLGASRTPVREALAQLRALHLVKTRPSRGSFVTKLNAAKLQEAQFLREALEVANVTRIVEFGMSADVRAAIAENLAGQAAAIVDGDYLGFHHLDDAFHGLIADGTGFPRAAQVLHDEKAQLDRLRVISLNDPERLSTLHAEHTGLFDAMIAQDKALATEIARNHTRAVLALLQDVAEQNAAFFDPS from the coding sequence ATGTCTGATGATGATCCTTCCGCTCCGCCTGCCTTGACGGCGCTGACACCCGCGTGTGTTGATCCCGCTTTGGCGGCGGGTCCGCAGGTATTCGCGATTCTCAAAGATGCGATCCTGTCGATGCGGCTGGTCCCCGGTCAGGCCTTGTCGGAACCCGAAATCGGAACTCAGCTGGGTGCCAGCAGAACGCCTGTCCGCGAAGCGCTTGCGCAACTGCGCGCCTTGCATTTGGTAAAAACGCGGCCAAGCCGCGGTAGCTTTGTCACCAAGCTAAACGCAGCAAAGCTGCAAGAGGCACAATTTCTAAGAGAGGCGCTTGAGGTTGCCAATGTCACCCGCATCGTTGAATTTGGTATGTCTGCTGATGTGCGGGCGGCGATTGCTGAAAACCTTGCAGGGCAGGCGGCGGCGATTGTGGATGGCGACTATCTTGGGTTTCACCATCTCGACGATGCTTTTCACGGGTTGATTGCAGACGGCACGGGTTTCCCGCGTGCAGCGCAGGTTTTGCATGATGAGAAGGCGCAGCTAGATCGTTTGCGGGTGATTTCTTTGAATGATCCTGAACGGTTAAGCACCCTCCATGCAGAGCATACTGGATTATTTGATGCGATGATTGCGCAAGACAAAGCACTGGCGACAGAAATTGCACGAAATCACACAAGGGCAGTTCTGGCGTTGTTGCAGGATGTCGCAGAACAGAACGCAGCGTTTTTCGATCCATCTTGA
- the dusA gene encoding tRNA dihydrouridine(20/20a) synthase DusA: MSVDKVRDAARLSVAPMMDWTDKHCRYLHRLMSKQTLLYTEMVTAPAIVHGDRDRLLGFHAAEHPVALQLGGSDPAQLAQATAIAAEYGYDEVNLNCGCPSDRVQSGSFGAILMESPDVVAACVKAMQDASDLPVTVKCRIGVDDKDPATVLPDFLARVSAAGVDRFTIHARKAWLQGLSPKENRDVPPLDYELVHEMKGLFPHLHLSINGGITNLDAALGFLDAGLDGVMIGRSAYHTPSDVLLDADRLIYGADAAKSAEDVVLEMVPYITDHIAQGGRLNQVTRHMLGMFQARPGARMWRRYLSENAHRDGADAQVLLDALSFITKEAA, from the coding sequence ATGAGTGTAGACAAAGTCAGAGACGCCGCGCGTTTGTCCGTCGCCCCGATGATGGATTGGACGGACAAGCATTGCCGTTATTTGCACCGGTTGATGTCAAAGCAGACCCTTCTTTATACCGAAATGGTGACGGCACCTGCGATTGTTCATGGTGATCGTGATCGGCTGCTAGGCTTTCATGCTGCTGAACATCCAGTGGCGCTGCAGCTTGGTGGGTCTGATCCTGCGCAATTGGCGCAGGCGACCGCTATTGCCGCGGAATACGGCTATGACGAAGTTAATTTGAACTGCGGTTGCCCGTCTGACAGGGTGCAATCCGGTTCATTTGGCGCGATCCTGATGGAAAGTCCTGACGTCGTTGCAGCCTGTGTGAAAGCAATGCAGGACGCGTCCGATTTGCCGGTGACCGTCAAGTGCCGGATCGGAGTGGACGATAAAGATCCGGCGACGGTTTTGCCTGACTTTTTGGCGCGGGTCAGTGCTGCTGGTGTCGATCGTTTTACAATTCACGCGCGCAAGGCATGGCTGCAAGGGTTGTCCCCGAAAGAAAACCGCGATGTGCCGCCACTTGATTACGAATTGGTACATGAAATGAAAGGGTTGTTCCCGCATCTTCATCTGTCCATCAATGGTGGAATTACCAATTTGGACGCAGCACTTGGCTTTCTGGATGCGGGGCTGGACGGCGTGATGATTGGGCGGTCCGCGTATCATACGCCGTCTGACGTGCTGTTAGACGCAGATCGTCTTATTTACGGTGCAGACGCCGCGAAGTCCGCCGAAGACGTCGTGCTCGAAATGGTGCCGTATATCACGGATCACATCGCGCAGGGTGGTCGCCTGAACCAAGTCACACGTCATATGCTTGGCATGTTCCAAGCCCGCCCTGGCGCACGTATGTGGCGGCGCTATCTGTCCGAGAACGCGCACCGCGACGGGGCTGATGCGCAGGTCCTGCTTGATGCTTTGTCCTTTATTACGAAAGAAGCCGCATAA
- a CDS encoding sulfite exporter TauE/SafE family protein, with product MPELSLLLPMVGLILIIGAFAGVLAGLLGVGGGIVLVPAFFYAFSALGYDSPQLMQLCLGTSLATIIVTSVRSGLAHHKKGAVDLQILKGWLPGIVIGAVIGVSIATSLRSGALQAIFGVLAIIVGAYMAFGRASWRLGPEMPVGPARAVLSPLLGFLSVLMGIGGGSFGVPVMSLYGVAIHRAVATAAGFGVIIAVPSVIGFLLADMSDVPTPPLTIGAVNLVAFALVIAMTLITAPWGAALAHKMDPKPLKKVFGVFLILVALNMLRKALIG from the coding sequence ATGCCTGAACTCTCACTTTTGTTGCCGATGGTCGGTTTGATTTTGATCATTGGTGCCTTTGCCGGTGTTTTGGCGGGCCTGTTGGGGGTTGGGGGCGGCATCGTGTTGGTCCCTGCGTTTTTCTACGCATTTAGTGCCCTTGGTTACGACAGCCCGCAGCTGATGCAATTGTGTTTAGGAACATCGCTTGCGACCATCATCGTGACGTCGGTCCGGTCTGGGTTGGCGCATCACAAAAAAGGTGCCGTGGACCTGCAAATCCTAAAGGGCTGGCTGCCCGGTATCGTGATCGGCGCGGTCATCGGGGTGAGCATCGCGACATCACTGCGGTCTGGTGCCTTGCAAGCCATCTTCGGTGTGCTCGCGATTATTGTCGGGGCCTATATGGCCTTTGGACGCGCATCATGGCGTTTAGGTCCGGAGATGCCTGTGGGGCCAGCTCGTGCAGTGCTTTCGCCGCTGCTGGGGTTTTTGTCGGTGCTTATGGGGATCGGTGGCGGGTCGTTTGGCGTCCCCGTGATGTCACTCTATGGCGTCGCTATTCACCGCGCCGTGGCCACGGCCGCAGGATTTGGTGTGATCATCGCCGTGCCGTCCGTGATCGGGTTTTTGCTCGCGGATATGTCGGATGTTCCAACGCCGCCGTTGACGATCGGGGCAGTTAATCTTGTGGCTTTCGCGCTTGTGATTGCGATGACGTTGATCACTGCGCCTTGGGGGGCTGCATTGGCGCATAAGATGGATCCTAAACCACTCAAGAAAGTCTTTGGCGTGTTTTTGATCCTCGTGGCGCTGAACATGTTGCGTAAAGCACTGATTGGCTAA
- a CDS encoding HTH domain-containing protein, with protein sequence MRRADRLMALVQILRDGALHRAGDLAAAVDVSLRTIYRDMETLAASGVPIEGERGVGYHVTAAITLPPLNLTMTELEALHMGLMAVGGGNDAELATAANTLTQKLDAVMPEDRSRSPAPYSFAIYPFADAAKGFQHLPQIRQAIRTRQKLLLSIGGHHRTVRPLQLDYWGRLWTCVVWCETTKGFDDLRVDQITHMRILPSLFVDEPEKSYTAYLAQRK encoded by the coding sequence ATGCGACGCGCCGACCGCCTGATGGCACTTGTTCAAATCCTCAGAGATGGAGCGCTTCACCGTGCTGGCGATCTTGCTGCCGCCGTCGATGTCAGTCTGCGGACGATTTATCGCGACATGGAAACGCTCGCCGCGTCCGGTGTGCCAATCGAAGGTGAACGTGGCGTGGGCTATCATGTGACGGCTGCCATCACACTGCCCCCGCTGAACCTGACCATGACCGAATTAGAGGCGTTGCATATGGGATTGATGGCTGTCGGCGGCGGGAATGATGCAGAGCTTGCCACGGCAGCGAACACATTGACCCAAAAACTGGACGCGGTCATGCCAGAGGATCGGTCACGCAGCCCTGCCCCCTATAGTTTTGCGATCTACCCTTTTGCGGATGCCGCGAAAGGGTTCCAGCATTTGCCGCAAATCAGGCAGGCCATTCGGACCCGCCAAAAACTGCTGCTATCTATAGGTGGGCACCATAGAACCGTCAGGCCGCTCCAACTGGATTATTGGGGGCGGCTTTGGACCTGCGTTGTCTGGTGCGAAACGACCAAGGGCTTCGATGATCTCCGCGTTGATCAGATCACGCACATGCGTATTCTACCGAGCCTTTTTGTGGATGAACCTGAAAAGTCCTACACGGCATATTTGGCCCAACGGAAATAA
- the tatA gene encoding twin-arginine translocase TatA/TatE family subunit: MLNNIGIPGILLIAVVVLVLFGRGKVSSLMGEVGKGITAFKKGVNDADKEVTDEMANAKDVTPAEEQDKV, encoded by the coding sequence ATGCTTAATAACATCGGTATCCCCGGCATCCTTCTGATCGCCGTTGTTGTCTTGGTCCTGTTTGGCCGTGGCAAAGTATCCAGCCTGATGGGCGAAGTGGGCAAAGGCATCACTGCGTTCAAAAAGGGCGTGAACGACGCGGACAAAGAAGTCACAGACGAAATGGCAAACGCCAAAGACGTGACACCTGCTGAAGAGCAAGACAAAGTCTAA
- the tatB gene encoding Sec-independent protein translocase protein TatB gives MFGLGWSEMMVVGIVALIVIGPKDLPQLFRTMGEFTGKAKGMAREFSKAMNDAANDAGVNDISKGLKAAANPKAFGVDKLKEASGITAATAALSPERAAAKEKMDAGMAQAAEARKEREAAKAAEAETAAPEVGQTKAPTAPKEGEA, from the coding sequence ATGTTTGGCCTCGGCTGGAGTGAAATGATGGTGGTGGGCATTGTTGCCCTCATCGTGATCGGTCCTAAGGACCTGCCGCAACTGTTCCGCACAATGGGAGAGTTTACAGGCAAGGCCAAAGGCATGGCGCGCGAGTTCTCGAAAGCGATGAATGATGCGGCCAATGATGCCGGTGTGAACGATATCTCTAAGGGGCTGAAAGCCGCTGCAAACCCCAAGGCATTTGGTGTCGACAAACTGAAAGAAGCGTCAGGCATCACTGCGGCGACCGCAGCCTTGTCGCCTGAACGGGCGGCGGCCAAAGAAAAGATGGACGCAGGTATGGCGCAGGCCGCAGAGGCCCGCAAAGAACGCGAGGCTGCGAAAGCAGCCGAAGCTGAAACGGCCGCACCTGAGGTCGGCCAAACCAAAGCACCGACCGCGCCAAAAGAGGGCGAAGCATGA
- the tatC gene encoding twin-arginine translocase subunit TatC, protein MSTQDEMDGSAAPLIEHLTELRQRLIYSVGAFLVAMVLCFSFGSMLLDFLLGPIEKTMRSLGNENPVMQYTAPQEYFFTLIRISVVGGLTLSFPVIAYQLWRFVAPGLYKNEKNAFLPFIISSPVLFLIGAAFAHYVVVPLAMAFFLGFADLPSFVSAIMADAVAPPANGALLLPGSGGTSAMPAFAAPPSDGGVDIVFNGKVNETLDITLKMIVAFGVCFQLPVLLTLMGTAGLASSRGLRNVRKYAIVGILVVAALVTPPDVTTQLILFVVVFGLYEISIHLVAGVERRKDKAARAEGIIGEDESLFDDIEDDEEDADLADAADEPKP, encoded by the coding sequence ATGAGCACCCAAGACGAGATGGACGGCAGCGCCGCGCCGTTAATCGAACACCTGACCGAGCTGCGGCAGCGTCTTATCTATTCGGTTGGCGCGTTTTTGGTCGCCATGGTGTTGTGCTTTTCGTTTGGCAGCATGTTGCTCGACTTTTTGCTTGGGCCGATTGAGAAAACGATGCGGTCCTTGGGCAACGAAAATCCTGTGATGCAATACACTGCGCCGCAGGAATACTTTTTCACGTTGATCCGCATTTCGGTTGTGGGCGGTCTAACGCTATCGTTCCCTGTGATCGCGTATCAGCTGTGGCGTTTTGTGGCGCCCGGTCTCTACAAGAACGAAAAGAACGCGTTCTTGCCATTTATCATCTCAAGTCCCGTACTTTTTTTGATCGGCGCGGCCTTCGCCCATTATGTGGTCGTACCGCTTGCCATGGCGTTTTTCCTCGGGTTTGCTGACCTTCCATCGTTCGTTTCTGCGATCATGGCAGATGCTGTTGCGCCTCCTGCGAACGGCGCGTTGTTACTGCCTGGCTCTGGCGGGACAAGCGCAATGCCAGCCTTCGCAGCACCGCCAAGCGACGGTGGCGTTGACATTGTCTTCAACGGCAAAGTCAACGAAACTCTTGATATCACGCTGAAAATGATCGTGGCCTTTGGGGTTTGTTTCCAGCTTCCGGTTCTTTTGACCCTAATGGGTACGGCTGGTCTTGCGTCATCGCGCGGCCTGCGCAACGTCCGCAAATACGCGATTGTTGGTATTCTTGTAGTTGCGGCGTTGGTCACGCCACCGGACGTCACCACCCAGCTGATCTTGTTTGTGGTGGTCTTCGGGCTGTACGAAATCTCGATCCATTTGGTGGCAGGCGTCGAACGACGCAAAGACAAAGCGGCGCGTGCTGAAGGCATTATCGGCGAAGATGAAAGCTTGTTCGACGACATCGAGGATGACGAAGAAGATGCAGATTTAGCCGACGCTGCGGACGAGCCAAAGCCATGA
- a CDS encoding ATP-binding protein translates to MNDDVMLRIAEALERLAPAPLPAPDLSAASAYVWQTDPDQLVPVEKVNRVDLDLLIGVDRSRDTLLANTIQFAKGMPANNALLWGARGMGKSSLVKAIHGAVIKDYPDLRIVEVQREDMESIGRCLDMLRDRPQRFLMFCDDLSFSHDDAHYKSLKAVLDGGIAGRPDNVVLYATSNRRHLMPRDMIENERSTAITPGEAVEEKVSLSDRFGLWLGFHPCDQDQYLSMIRGYCDAHGVTIDDDTLRAEAIEWQATRGSRSGRVAWQYFLDLAGRKGVTLG, encoded by the coding sequence ATGAACGACGACGTGATGTTGCGGATCGCGGAGGCGCTTGAACGGCTCGCCCCCGCGCCGCTGCCTGCACCCGATCTGAGCGCCGCAAGCGCCTATGTTTGGCAAACCGACCCGGACCAATTGGTGCCCGTAGAAAAGGTCAACCGCGTTGATTTGGATCTTTTGATCGGGGTGGACCGGTCACGGGACACGCTGCTGGCCAACACGATCCAGTTTGCCAAAGGTATGCCTGCCAACAACGCGTTGCTTTGGGGCGCACGGGGCATGGGAAAATCCAGCCTTGTCAAAGCAATCCATGGAGCGGTGATCAAAGATTACCCCGACCTCCGGATTGTTGAGGTCCAGCGCGAGGACATGGAAAGCATCGGTCGCTGTCTTGATATGCTGCGCGATCGGCCGCAACGCTTCTTGATGTTCTGCGATGATCTATCGTTCAGCCATGACGACGCGCACTACAAATCGTTGAAGGCGGTCCTTGATGGTGGCATCGCGGGCAGGCCGGACAATGTTGTGCTCTATGCGACGTCCAACAGACGTCACTTAATGCCGCGCGATATGATTGAAAACGAACGCTCAACTGCGATCACGCCGGGGGAAGCCGTGGAAGAGAAAGTGTCTCTTTCCGACCGTTTTGGTCTGTGGCTCGGGTTTCATCCTTGCGACCAAGATCAATATCTGTCGATGATCCGTGGATACTGCGACGCACATGGTGTGACAATTGACGACGATACATTGCGCGCAGAGGCTATTGAATGGCAGGCGACACGCGGATCACGGTCGGGCCGTGTGGCTTGGCAGTATTTCCTTGATCTCGCAGGTAGAAAGGGCGTCACGCTGGGTTAA
- a CDS encoding peptidoglycan DD-metalloendopeptidase family protein, translating to MTANRRNGVRRILMTTAALAALAGCAENPFEGFDFDLRDLGDGFDTSEAVANIAPRPAPDDRGVISYPNYQVVLAKQDDTIRTIAGRLGLNAVTLATFNGIDADATLRRDEVIALPSRVTEPSPATGAATTGPIQPLDVAAVATTALDRADAAAPATQATPQAAPARQSGAEPVRYQVGRGDTAFTIARQFNIPVASIAEWNSLGPDLAIREGQFLLIPQSSTPSRPQSVADAPVTTPGTGSQTPVPPSASAPLPDEAPSVAAPAPEAPNLGTPTATPAPAPAAAPAPAPAASSNAQLVRPVAGTIIRAYAAGRNEGIDIGVPAGTSVKAADAGSVAAVTTDTSGVAIVVIKHAGNLLTVYTNLADLTVEKGDSVSRGQAIAKVAAGDPSFLHFEVRRGLQSVDPADFF from the coding sequence ATGACCGCCAACAGGCGCAATGGGGTGCGACGCATCCTGATGACCACCGCAGCCCTTGCCGCATTGGCTGGCTGCGCGGAAAACCCATTTGAAGGGTTCGACTTTGACCTACGGGACTTGGGTGACGGGTTCGACACCTCTGAAGCGGTTGCGAATATTGCGCCACGCCCTGCCCCCGATGATCGCGGCGTTATTTCTTACCCCAATTACCAAGTCGTTTTGGCCAAACAAGATGACACAATCCGTACGATTGCGGGGCGCTTGGGTCTGAATGCAGTAACTTTGGCAACGTTCAACGGCATTGATGCAGATGCCACGCTGCGCCGCGACGAAGTTATTGCACTACCTTCCCGTGTCACCGAACCGTCACCTGCAACAGGTGCAGCAACGACCGGCCCGATCCAACCGCTTGATGTTGCAGCGGTTGCGACGACCGCACTTGACCGTGCCGATGCAGCTGCGCCAGCAACACAGGCGACACCGCAAGCTGCCCCGGCCCGCCAATCCGGAGCAGAACCTGTCCGCTACCAAGTCGGTCGCGGGGACACCGCATTTACCATTGCACGGCAGTTCAACATTCCCGTCGCAAGCATCGCTGAATGGAATTCGCTTGGGCCCGACTTGGCGATCCGCGAAGGGCAATTCCTGTTGATCCCGCAAAGTAGCACGCCAAGCCGTCCACAATCCGTGGCAGATGCGCCAGTCACTACACCGGGCACGGGTAGCCAAACACCCGTACCGCCAAGCGCGTCTGCGCCGCTGCCAGATGAAGCCCCATCCGTTGCTGCACCCGCGCCGGAAGCACCGAACCTAGGCACACCGACGGCAACGCCCGCGCCTGCACCGGCGGCGGCACCTGCCCCCGCACCAGCGGCAAGCAGCAATGCTCAGCTTGTTCGTCCGGTCGCAGGCACAATCATCCGCGCCTATGCCGCAGGTCGTAACGAAGGGATCGACATCGGTGTGCCAGCAGGGACAAGCGTGAAGGCAGCCGATGCAGGGTCTGTTGCCGCTGTGACCACGGACACGTCCGGCGTTGCGATTGTTGTGATCAAACACGCGGGCAATCTGCTGACCGTCTACACCAATCTCGCAGATCTGACCGTTGAAAAAGGCGATAGTGTTTCGCGCGGTCAAGCCATCGCCAAAGTCGCAGCAGGCGATCCAAGCTTCCTGCACTTCGAAGTACGGCGCGGATTGCAATCCGTTGATCCGGCCGACTTTTTCTGA